From the genome of Bacteroidota bacterium:
CTGCGTTTGGCTCTTCCTTTCACTTCCATTCCACCGCCTTCCGCCATTGCCACCGCGTTGGCAATGTTTGCGGGCTGGTTCACCACTTTCTGAACAATGCCGCGCAAGCCGTCCAGTTCATTATATACAATGGCTTTTTGCTCATCGCGAAGCGCTGCCGAGCCCGGCACGCGGTTGAGCGTTTTTTGTTCATCGGCAATTAAGGTGGTAATGTCGGTTTGCAACTGAGGAAGGTCGCCCTGAAGCGTGGGAAAATCAGTGTTGTTCTGCAGCAAGTCATGAATATGCTGCGCTTCGGTGATGAAGTTGTTGATGGGAGTTGCCAGCCCTATGGGCAGCAGCACCACAATTTTTGATGTGCTCTTTTTTGTTGCCATAAATTAGAAGTAAGGATTTAGGATGTAGGATTTAAGATTTATAAAAGCGTATTTATTAATTCAAATTATTGCTTCTTGAATTCAAATTGTTACTTCCTGAATTCAAATAGTTACTTTTTGAATTCAAATTATTACTTCTTGCATTCAAATTGTTACTTCCTGAATTCAAATGGATACTTTTTGAATTCAAATTATTACTTCTTGCATTCAAATTGCTGCTTCCTGAATTCAAATGGATACTTTTTGAATTCAAATTATCATCCCCTGAATTCAAATTGTTGCTTCGTGAATCTAAATTATGTCTTCTTGAATGCAAACTATTTCTTTTTGAATTCAACTTGCGGAGTTGTGAATTCAAAAGGATGCTTTTTGAAGTGGCGCGGACAATTTTTTTGCGCGCTGAAATTTTTGTTTCTTTCTTATTGCCGGATATTTTTTTCATGCCTTGAGAAAAAGAATGCGCAAACATACCCTTTCGGTCAATTCAAAATCTGCGGAACTCCGCAGATTTTACAACGCGGGTTTTTTCATTTTCGCGGGCATGAAAAATCATGAAAAATATTTTGCGTGCAACGAACTGGATGAGCAGCGGCAGGAAATACTTTTTTTGCTGATTATGCAGTTAAAACCTGCCGCCATTGCCGCCATTATTCACGAATGCAAACGCAATGTGGAAACTATGCTCGAGGAAATGAGGAATATATTTTGCCCTGCTAACCGGGGCTATCACTGCCTGGTGAAAACCGTATGTGAAAATTACCCGGGATTAAAAGAACACCTTGAGAAAAAGTTCGGCAAAAAGCATGCTGCCGATATTGCGCTTTACGGATTGGGAGTTGCAGGCAGGTTCGCGCCCGTTCAAACGCAGCAGGGAGAACATATATTCATAGAGAATGTGTATGTAAAAAATAAAAAAAGATATAAACCGCTTCCAAAAATGAGCGAAGAAAAAACTTTCGGTAAGCGATAATATCCGCTCATTCATCGAAGAATTTGGAACATTCGTCTAAAAACAAGTCGCTTCCATTGACATTTGTTTTTTATGGCATATATTTGAGCCGGTAATTTTTTCTTCTCATCTTAAAAACATACAGCATTAAAAATTTTTTCCTCTCCTTCGCCATCATCGCTTGCAGTTTTTCTTTTTCAGGTTTGCTTTTTTCACAAACCCTCTCCACCAACCTGCAATCGTTCAGCATTCTTTCGGGCTCATCGGTTACATCAGTTCAAACCACCGATGTGAACGGAAACGTGGGCGCAGTGGGAACGGTTGATTCCACCGTGAAGGCAGGCGGCACGGTTACCGGCAGCGTATGCGTGCTTTCAACCGCATTGGATAGTTTGAAACAAATTCAGCAGGCGTTTTTTAACAAGCAGGCGCAGACCATTTCGCAAACCAACGTAAGCAATACCACGTATGCTGCGGGAACGTATTCTTTTCCTTCTTCGCTCACCATGAGCGACCAGATTACTCTTGCGGGCGATTCAACTTCTAAATTTATTTTTAATGTAAACGGCCCGCTCACGTTTGATGCGCAGTTGGTTTTAAGCGGAGGCGTGCGCGCTGAAAATATTTTCTTCAACTCTGATTCAACCGTGCGCATTCTCGACAGCGCGCGTATATGCGGAACCATTCTTTGCAGCGGAACCATTTCGTGCATGACGGACTGCTTTCTGAAAAACGCCCGCCTGCTGAGCGCTGACAGCGTGAACATGATTGCTCCGGCAGATACGCTGGGCATCATAAGCAAACAATTAATTTCTTTCGGAAGTTCCTGCAACTGCGCCATTGATTTGGGAAATAAAGATACGTGCGCGAATAATATTACGATGAGTGACAGCGTGATGTGGTTTAAGTTTGTGGCGGATTCCTCTGTAATGCAAATAATAATTTCATCTCCTATTAATTCTAAACCAAAATCATTAGAAGTTTATAGCGGAACATGTAATTCCCTTTCTTTAATAGGTAGTAATACCGTATCTGCTAACAGCGATACTCTTCCCCATTTGAAACTTTGGGGATTGGCTGCGGGAAGTTCGTATAATATAAAAGTCATTAATGTGAATCCTCATGCTGTTTTTGGATTATGTGTAAACAAAGTTTCGCCAGTATCCCCTTTTGCATCTTGCGGTGCTTGGTTGCCTTGCGGAAATAACTTGGTAATAAATGGCGATTTCGAATCGGGAAATACCGGATTTAATTCCGGTCAAACTTTTTCTGCTGCAGGTTTGCATCAGGGAGAATATTCCATAGCGTCTGCTGCTACGCTTAATGCACTTAATAATTTTTGGTGCGCCACACCCTATAGCGGAAATAATTTTATGGTTTGCGATGGACCTTGTTCCCAATGCGCTACTCCAAGTAATAACCCATTGATCTGGGAGCAACTGGTTCCGATTTGCAAAAACACTCAATATGTTTTTTCGGCATGGTTTCATAATTTAGATAGATGTGTTGGCAATCAACTACCTCCCATTCAATTAACAATTAATTCAAACCCTGTTGTGCCAACGGCAATAACAGCAATTGCGGAATGCCCAGGCGGAAACGGCAATTGTGCATCTTTTAATTGCGCCCCCTGCAGCACTTGGGTGCAAATATGTGTGCAATGGACTTCAGGTGCTTCAACTACTGTGGCGGATTTACAAATCAATATGCCGATTGCGAATCTTGACCCATTTGGTAATGGAGATGATATCGGAATAGATGACATTGAATTTAACGCAGCAGGAAATCCTGCTGCTAGTTTTACTTTTCAAAAAAATGAGGACTGCATGGGAAACACAGTTGCCTTTACAAATAAATCCACAGGAGCAATTTCATTTACATGGGATTTTGGAGACGGCACAACTTCCTCTGCATTTAATCCAACCCATGTATATATTAAACCCGGACAATATGTGGTTTCACTGACGGCAGCCACTTCTTCGAGCGGATGCGGATGCTGCAGCGAATACTCACGATTAATTTCCGTCACACCCAGCGTAAACGGTGGCTATAATAATAATTGCTGTTCTTCCACTGCTCCTTATGCCTCAGGCGGAAATCACCCGGGCAATCCATATAGTTTTGACATTACCGGCAACACGGTTGCTATTGGCTCAAGTATTTATAACCCGGTCAGAGACACACTTACTATAAAAAAAGGAGTCACTTTAACCTTGCAGAACTTAACTCTTGAATTCGGTCCTTGGGGAAAAATAATTGTTGAGCCGGGTGGTACGCTTATTTTAGATGGCTGTAACTTAACAGGGCTTTCTTCCTGCGGCACCATGTGGCAGGGAATTGAAGTATGGGGAGATTATTATAGCAACCATACCCTTTCACAACAATCAGCACAGGGAAAATTAATAATGAAAACTTCAGGAGTTCAAATCCGCGATGCGCATAATGCAATTACGCTTGGAAAATTTTTAGACCGTTTTCTTCCTTCAGCATGTAACCAATCTCCTCCCCATCCATGCAATGTTACCGGAGGTCCTTATAATACTTGTTTCAGCGGAGGAATTATTACTGTAAATAAGGGTTTCTTTTCTAATAATGCTAACAATATCCGCTTTGCGCCTATGCAGCCCGGTTTCGCAAATGCAGGTAAGATTCAAAGCAGCACTTTCTTAGGTGGAACACTGCTTGACCCCGGTTATAAAACCGGAAACATTTCAACGAACGGATATGAATACAATAATGTAAACGACCCTGCCACGTATAAAGCAAATTCCAATTTTGCGCAATCAAATACACTTGGCAGAACCTCGCGCTTTGCCCATCTCTGGAATGTGCGCTGGACGCAAACTTTCAATCCTATAACTTTTGCAGATAATTTATTTTTTGATGCTGAAATAGGAATTGAAATTTACAATGCCAAGGCATTTATTGTAAAAGCTTCAAATAATGGTAATATATTTAGAAATCTGAACCGTGCAATCAGTGCGCATTACTATAATTCTTCATCCGTTCTTTACGGAAATGTAATTACAGAAAACACATTTAGTAATGCCTCGCCTTTTCTCCTTACTGTGCCTAATCCGATAAACATTTTAATTGACGCGGGGCAGGGAGATGTCATTAAGAATAATACTATAGGTTCACCTACTTCACCCAATCAATCTCTTAATATGTACGGAGTTTATCTGCGTAACTCTTCCGGATTTTATGTGGCGGATAATAGTTTTAATAGAATATATGCGGGTATTACTTCTGTTAACTCTGCAGGAGGCGGAGGAAGCATAATTTATGAGAACAACCAGGTTGGAAATCTTTTTAAACAATGTTTCAAAGGAGTTGTTACTGCAGTAAATAATCCTGCTTTAGTGATAAAATGCAACTCGCATGATAATCCCAATACTGCGCAAGGTCCTTATAACAGGAATTGGCATAATACTTCCGGCACGCTCGCACAGCAGGGATTTTATTCTGCATCTGATATTATGAAACCGGCAGGAAATGAATTTAATTATTTAAATACTACTGGTAATCCCACCCTTAATCACGAGTTGCAAACAGCAACAACATACGCCTATTTCAGCCACGGTTTTCCTTCTAAATATATACCCATAAATTTATCTCCGCCACAACCCTCATTCGTAAATATTAATTGTAACAGCGGCTGCCCCTCTGTATCCTGCCCTTCACAAGCCCAATGCTGCACCGACCCTTGCATTACTTATCCTCCCGGCTGCAGAATAGGTGTGATTTCAACCATAGACCAGCAGATTAATTTGCTGCAGGCGGAATACAATAATGAGTTTGCCAATCTCGATAAAGGACAGACGGCTCAATTAATTTCTGCCATCAATCAGAATATACCGGACGGAACGCTGAAAAACCAATTGCTGAACGCAGGATTTCTTTCTGATGAAGCGCTGCTTGCATTGATTAACCGCACCCAGTCCACCGCTCCGGGAATTTTTAAAGATGTTATTATCCCAAATTCACCTGTTTCGGATAATGTACTTCCAACTCTGAATTCCAAACTACAAACTCTTCCTTCTGGCATCGCCAAGCAAATCCGCAATGCGCAGGGAAGCATTACCTATCGCACGCTCACACTCATTGCACGCGATATTGCTGCTCAAAAAACAGAAAGGCAGAAACAAATAAACATGCTGCTGATTTCTTATGCCGACAGCAACAGAACGCAGGATGCCATCAATCTTCTTGCTCAGGAAAATAATTTATACAGCAACCAATCCCTGCTTGCCACCTATATTGCAAGCGGAGATATTTCTTCCGCGCAGGCGCAGTTTGCCGGAATGGTAGCATCCAATGCCGATGAGCAGGCATTTTTAGATTTGCAATCTATGCTGCTAAACCTTGCACAGCAGGGGAAATCGGTGTTTGAAATGGACAGCGCGCAGGTGAAATTAGTGAGAAGCATTGCCGCCATGGGCATAACGCTTGCGGCAAGTAACGCGCAGGCAATTCTCCGCCTTGTGTTCGGGGAGGACTTTTCGTTTGCGCAAGATACGGCAGCAATTTCCCTGCGCATGCAGGATGAAACTTTTTCCGAAAAGAACGAGTATGTTTCCGATTATTATTTATCGGGAAACACTCCGAATCCCTTCAGCGACTACACGGTTATTTATTACCAGTTGCCGGAAAATACTTCAGATGCAACTATAACCGTATATGACATCACGGGAAAATCTCTTTTGAAAAATTACAAAGTTTCGGAAATG
Proteins encoded in this window:
- a CDS encoding DUF3494 domain-containing protein; this translates as MLFSQTLSTNLQSFSILSGSSVTSVQTTDVNGNVGAVGTVDSTVKAGGTVTGSVCVLSTALDSLKQIQQAFFNKQAQTISQTNVSNTTYAAGTYSFPSSLTMSDQITLAGDSTSKFIFNVNGPLTFDAQLVLSGGVRAENIFFNSDSTVRILDSARICGTILCSGTISCMTDCFLKNARLLSADSVNMIAPADTLGIISKQLISFGSSCNCAIDLGNKDTCANNITMSDSVMWFKFVADSSVMQIIISSPINSKPKSLEVYSGTCNSLSLIGSNTVSANSDTLPHLKLWGLAAGSSYNIKVINVNPHAVFGLCVNKVSPVSPFASCGAWLPCGNNLVINGDFESGNTGFNSGQTFSAAGLHQGEYSIASAATLNALNNFWCATPYSGNNFMVCDGPCSQCATPSNNPLIWEQLVPICKNTQYVFSAWFHNLDRCVGNQLPPIQLTINSNPVVPTAITAIAECPGGNGNCASFNCAPCSTWVQICVQWTSGASTTVADLQINMPIANLDPFGNGDDIGIDDIEFNAAGNPAASFTFQKNEDCMGNTVAFTNKSTGAISFTWDFGDGTTSSAFNPTHVYIKPGQYVVSLTAATSSSGCGCCSEYSRLISVTPSVNGGYNNNCCSSTAPYASGGNHPGNPYSFDITGNTVAIGSSIYNPVRDTLTIKKGVTLTLQNLTLEFGPWGKIIVEPGGTLILDGCNLTGLSSCGTMWQGIEVWGDYYSNHTLSQQSAQGKLIMKTSGVQIRDAHNAITLGKFLDRFLPSACNQSPPHPCNVTGGPYNTCFSGGIITVNKGFFSNNANNIRFAPMQPGFANAGKIQSSTFLGGTLLDPGYKTGNISTNGYEYNNVNDPATYKANSNFAQSNTLGRTSRFAHLWNVRWTQTFNPITFADNLFFDAEIGIEIYNAKAFIVKASNNGNIFRNLNRAISAHYYNSSSVLYGNVITENTFSNASPFLLTVPNPINILIDAGQGDVIKNNTIGSPTSPNQSLNMYGVYLRNSSGFYVADNSFNRIYAGITSVNSAGGGGSIIYENNQVGNLFKQCFKGVVTAVNNPALVIKCNSHDNPNTAQGPYNRNWHNTSGTLAQQGFYSASDIMKPAGNEFNYLNTTGNPTLNHELQTATTYAYFSHGFPSKYIPINLSPPQPSFVNINCNSGCPSVSCPSQAQCCTDPCITYPPGCRIGVISTIDQQINLLQAEYNNEFANLDKGQTAQLISAINQNIPDGTLKNQLLNAGFLSDEALLALINRTQSTAPGIFKDVIIPNSPVSDNVLPTLNSKLQTLPSGIAKQIRNAQGSITYRTLTLIARDIAAQKTERQKQINMLLISYADSNRTQDAINLLAQENNLYSNQSLLATYIASGDISSAQAQFAGMVASNADEQAFLDLQSMLLNLAQQGKSVFEMDSAQVKLVRSIAAMGITLAASNAQAILRLVFGEDFSFAQDTAAISLRMQDETFSEKNEYVSDYYLSGNTPNPFSDYTVIYYQLPENTSDATITVYDITGKSLLKNYKVSEMKGSVKITTQDMQNGVYIYRLEQNGIILQSRKMVVIKQ